From a single Photobacterium gaetbulicola Gung47 genomic region:
- a CDS encoding tyrosine transporter (COG0814), protein MNLKLLGSSLIIAGTALGAGMLAIPMVLAQFGLVWGTLLMLVIWLGTTYAALLLLEASIKAGGGLGMNTIARKTLGKGGQLVTNSLLYALLVCLLMAYIIGAGDLVQKLLSSIGLDLSLMQSQVAFTMIAGVVVAAGTAVIDKLNRALFAVMVIMLVLTLLSLVPTISIDNLMVATSDSKIDLIKTSSVLFTSFGFMVVIPSLVTYNKEASHKQLRNMVVIGSLVPLFSYLLWLYAAMGNLSAEQMVNFKNVSELIAALGSSHSMINMILSVFTGLALLTSFLGVAMALFDQNVDTFRQNRAVTYVLTFILPLAGALFAADQFLSVLGYAGIILVFLAVFIPMAMTIKLRKEDDSAFEADASGVLYQASGGQLAMGLSFLFGFFLLAAELI, encoded by the coding sequence GTGAATCTAAAACTGCTTGGTAGTTCTCTTATTATTGCGGGTACGGCATTGGGTGCCGGTATGTTGGCTATCCCTATGGTATTGGCCCAGTTCGGGCTGGTGTGGGGGACGTTGTTAATGCTGGTGATCTGGCTGGGAACAACGTATGCGGCGCTTCTATTGCTCGAAGCCAGCATCAAAGCAGGGGGCGGCCTTGGTATGAATACCATAGCCCGCAAAACGCTAGGTAAAGGCGGCCAGTTGGTGACGAATAGCTTGCTGTATGCGCTGCTTGTTTGCTTGTTGATGGCGTACATCATTGGGGCTGGGGATTTGGTACAGAAGCTGCTGTCCAGTATTGGCCTTGATCTGAGCCTGATGCAAAGCCAGGTTGCTTTTACGATGATCGCCGGAGTGGTTGTGGCGGCAGGTACTGCAGTGATTGATAAGCTTAACCGTGCACTGTTTGCCGTGATGGTGATTATGTTGGTGCTAACGTTACTCTCCTTGGTACCGACCATTTCAATCGATAACCTTATGGTCGCAACCAGCGACAGTAAAATTGACCTTATCAAAACCAGCTCAGTACTGTTCACTAGTTTCGGCTTCATGGTGGTTATCCCATCTCTGGTGACGTACAACAAAGAAGCGAGCCACAAGCAGCTACGTAACATGGTAGTGATCGGCTCACTTGTGCCATTATTCAGCTACCTCCTATGGTTATATGCGGCAATGGGCAACTTAAGTGCTGAGCAAATGGTTAATTTTAAGAATGTTTCTGAGTTGATTGCAGCGCTGGGGTCGAGCCACAGCATGATTAACATGATTCTGTCAGTGTTCACAGGTCTTGCTCTGCTAACGTCTTTCCTCGGCGTTGCGATGGCTTTGTTTGACCAGAATGTGGATACATTCCGCCAAAATCGAGCTGTGACCTATGTACTGACTTTCATCCTACCGCTGGCCGGTGCGCTGTTTGCCGCGGATCAGTTCCTATCGGTATTAGGCTACGCCGGTATTATCTTGGTGTTCCTTGCGGTATTCATTCCAATGGCAATGACTATAAAGCTACGCAAAGAGGATGACAGTGCCTTCGAGGCCGATGCTTCGGGCGTGTTGTATCAGGCATCTGGTGGTCAGCTGGCGATGGGCTTGAGCTTCCTGTTTGGATTCTTCTTGCTGGCTGCGGAGTTGATTTGA
- a CDS encoding Ap4A phosphorylase II translates to MSGQAETLWETANRVSERALADGSLMPIVTDAQVLEEEGIAYFAHVVTANATKKFRATSSQGNPFLPYEPSLYVGEAGKEHVCLLNKFPVLSPHLLICSKTFVPQQTCLGLSDFQGWLRGFDHPDVFGFYNNGPVAGASQPHRHMQLVRSPIPLEQVIAAGELPFAHQLAPLQALDAEALYDSYLSMMANLGLLAEAEGGNCSPYNLLLTERWMLLFPRSKNNIEGIFANGINYSGRFLVKHAVQLEWLKQYGLMNYLADCSR, encoded by the coding sequence ATGTCCGGTCAAGCTGAAACGCTCTGGGAAACGGCAAACCGAGTTTCTGAGCGTGCGTTGGCAGATGGTAGCCTGATGCCGATAGTTACTGATGCCCAAGTATTAGAGGAAGAGGGGATCGCCTATTTTGCCCATGTCGTCACAGCTAATGCGACCAAGAAGTTCCGAGCTACCTCATCGCAAGGTAATCCGTTCCTGCCTTATGAACCATCTCTGTATGTCGGTGAAGCTGGAAAAGAGCATGTCTGCTTATTGAATAAGTTTCCGGTTCTGTCTCCCCATTTACTTATCTGTTCGAAAACGTTTGTTCCGCAGCAAACCTGCCTCGGTTTGAGTGATTTTCAGGGCTGGTTGAGAGGATTTGATCATCCCGATGTGTTTGGTTTTTACAATAATGGCCCTGTAGCGGGGGCGAGCCAACCCCACCGTCATATGCAGCTAGTCCGTTCACCTATCCCGTTGGAGCAGGTGATTGCCGCTGGGGAGCTGCCTTTTGCGCACCAGTTGGCGCCATTGCAAGCTCTGGATGCTGAAGCTCTGTATGATAGCTACCTTTCAATGATGGCGAATTTGGGGTTATTGGCGGAAGCGGAGGGGGGGAACTGCTCTCCTTATAATCTGCTGCTGACAGAACGTTGGATGTTATTGTTTCCCCGCAGCAAAAATAATATCGAAGGCATTTTTGCCAACGGAATAAACTATTCAGGACGTTTCTTGGTGAAGCATGCAGTCCAACTGGAATGGTTAAAGCAATATGGCTTGATGAACTATCTTGCTGACTGTAGCCGATAG